In the genome of Chiloscyllium plagiosum isolate BGI_BamShark_2017 chromosome 22, ASM401019v2, whole genome shotgun sequence, one region contains:
- the emx2 gene encoding homeobox protein EMX2, producing the protein MFQPTPKRCFTIESLVAKDSPLPASRAEEPIRPAALSYANSSSVNPFLNGFHTGGRAIYSNPDLVFADAVSHQTNTAVPVHPVPPHALTGHPLQSSHSPHPLFTSQQRDPSSFYPWLIHRYRYLGHRFQGNETSPESFLLHNALARKPKRIRTAFSPSQLLRLEHAFEKNHYVVGAERKQLAHSLSLTETQVKVWFQNRRTKFKRQKLEEEGTDAQQKKKGTHHVNRWRLATKQASPEEIDVTSDD; encoded by the exons ATGTTCCAGCCAACACCTAAACGGTGTTTCACCATTGAATCTCTGGTAGCCAAGGATAGTCCGTTGCCTGCGTCGAGAGCCGAGGAACCTATAAGGCCAGCCGCCCTCAGCTATGCAAACTCTAGCTCAGTGAATCCATTCCTGAACGGCTTTCATACCGGCGGCCGGGCCATCTACTCCAACCCGGATCTAGTGTTCGCCGATGCGGTCTCTCATCAAACCAACACGGCGGTGCCTGTTCACCCGGTCCCTCCACACGCTTTAACTGGTCACCCACTGCAATCTTCTCATTCTCCACATCCCCTGTTCACATCGCAACAAAGAGATCCTTCGAGTTTCTATCCATGGCTAATACACAGGTACAGATATCTGGGACACAGGTTTCAAG GCAACGAGACGAGCCCGGAGAGTTTTTTATTGCACAATGCACTGGCCAGAAAGCCCAAACGCATCCGAACGGCCTTCTCCCCGTCTCAGCTGCTGAGGTTGGAACACGCTTTTGAGAAAAATCACTATGTGGTGGGGGCCGAGCGGAAACAACTGGCCCACAGTCTCAGTCTCACAGAAACTCAG GTAAAAGTTTGGTTTCAGAACAGAAGGACGAAATTTAAACGACAGAAACTGGAGGAGGAAGGGACAGACGCCCAGCAGAAGAAAAAGGGGACCCACCACGTCAATAGGTGGAGGCTTGCGACCAAACAGGCGAGTCCTGAGGAGATCGATGTCACCTCGGACGATTAG